A window of Kangiella sp. TOML190 genomic DNA:
ATCTGGCAGGTATTTATCCATAGCCTCTATTATATGGGTTCGATCTATTACTTCACCTCCACTTTTCAGTGTCCAAAAATTTCCTTTTGAAGTCGGTAGAGCAGGTAACTGAGGGTTGTAACTTCGCTCTAATTCAAAAAAGTCATAGAGGTGATTATGGTGACTTACATTCATTCTCATACAAGCAACCGAGACATAGTACTTCGTTGCAATACTTTTTATCTCTTTGGGCAGCTTTCTATATGCTTGGAGAGTGTACATTCTGTTGTTTACCAGTGGTTGTTTATTGGGTAGTTGCCGTTTGAGGTCATCATAACTTTATTCAAATACTTTGATTCTTACAATAGAATCGAAAAGTATCTTTAAATCACGAATCTATACAGTTGCGGAGTATTTCAAATGATAAATACATATGATGAACTAAAAGAATTAACTCTTGAGTTAGAAATTCAATTATTGCAGCTGTATAAATCTCCAATTTTGCACGGTGAATCTCTTCAACTTTCATTGGGGTATAAAAGTTTAGATGCAATGAGGCAATCTTTTGCTAAAGGCAGAGCGCCAATTAAGTTATTCAAAATGAGTAATAGGAGAGGGAAATATGCTTTAACAAAAGATGTTGCAGCATACTTAGCTAAAACCAGATTAGATATAGATAAGGAGGAGCATATGAAATAAAAAGGAAATAGCTTATTTAATCGAGGCAATTAGCTAGAAAGCAAAAAGCTCAAGTGAATAAACACTTGAGCCTCTTAAGAATAGCAAGTAAGACTTGCTATGCATACAGCTTAAGATTACTTACCTATCTGCTTTCTGTCAATCTATATAACCGGTGTTTTTCACATCGCTGTTAGATTGCTATTGCCTCCATTTTTCATAGAAATCGCATAAGTGATTGATAAATGGAGAAAAAAATTTTGAGAATACAATTAGGAGGTATTTATGCCTCAAAGCTATAGGTTGAGTAGTGAACGAAGAAATTTTTCATTAGACGACATTGATGAAATGACAGAAGAAAAAGCTATGTTATTTATTGCGAAATCGCGCTGGGGAAGTGAAAGTGAGCAGGTTTGTCCCGAATGCGGAAGCTTCTCCAAGCATTACTACAAAAAAACAAGAAAGCAGTGGCGATGCAAGCATTGTAATCATACTTTTAGTGTTACATCTAGCTCTGTTTTTGCCCATAAAAAGATTAAGTATAAAAAGTTACTCCGGTTGCTTTTTATGTTCTGTAATTCAGCTAAAGGAGTTAGCGCAACTGAATTAAGTGGCATCCTAGGTTTATCGCAAAAATCTAGCTGGCTTTTATGTCATAAAATTCGTGAAGGGCTATTACGATCAAGGGATGAATCGCCTCTATCTGGGTTAATACATATCGATGGAGCCTACTTTGGAGGAAAAAGAAGGCATGGCCGTAAAAGAAGGTATCGTATTGCTCACAAAGCTTATGAAGCAAGAATCGCCACAAAGGGCAAGGTTAAGCTTCCCTTAAGTCCAATACAGAAAAGAAATCTTTATAAAAGAAAGAAAAACAGGCGTGTAGTAATGAGTTTGAGAGAAATTAGCTCTAAATCTGGTCAAGGAGCAACTAAAACAAGAATTGCTGTTACTAGAGCTGAAGATGAAGCCAATGTAATAAAACTCTGTGAGCGATTCGTAGCTAAAGGAAGCACGATTTGGAGTGACGAACATAAGGCTTATAACAAGCTTCAGAGTAACTATAAACATGAATCCGTAGAGCATTCCGAAGAATTTATGTCCGAATCTGGCGTGCATAACAATCAAGCTGAATCATATAATTCTCGGTTACGCCGAGCAGAATATGGCACCTTTCATGGCATGCGTCCACAGTACATGCTTGATTATGCCCAAGAGATGGCATGGAGAGAAGATACACGCAGAGATACACTACTGGATCAATTAAGCAGTCTGATACGTTGTGTTTTCTCTGTTGGAGAATCCGTTTGGTGGCGAGGATACCACCAAGGAGTTAGGCGGAACGATGAACTACTTGCCTTTTAGGCGATAGTATCTTTTTGCAGCATTATTTTTAACAGGCAAGCACTCAAGTACTCCTTGAGTGCACATTGCATAAAGGGAATTCCTAATAGATTTATAAAATTTTGGATAGGTAATATCATCACTGATAGCGTAATTAGATGAGATATGATCTAGTACATCCTTTGTAGATAGTGCTTTATTATCATTCTTTTCAAAGTATCTTAAAATCAGCTGCTTAATAGTACGATTTTTTATTGCTTTCTTTACTGGCTGATCCTGAGTAGTCGGAATAACTTTGGGATTTATTTGTATTTCGTGAAGCCGAATAGTTTTATCTAAAGCATTCAAGTCTTCTTGTAACTTAAGAATTCTCCTATCAAAAGGCTCAGTATAAATATCTCGTTCTTGACGAAGACGTATTATTTTACCCTCAATAGATGAGCGTTTTTTAATAAGCCAGTTTAGAGATGCAGGGATACGATTTGACATAATCAAATTGTATCCCGCTTATTTAATTAGGCTAGGTGCATTTGCTACCTAATAGCGAAGTTAGCTATTAAAAAGCCCTTGTTTCAAGGGCTTTTTTTGTTGATGTTACTTTATTGATTTTTGTCTGAAGGGTAAGGTGAGTGAGAGCAATAACCATAAAACTAAAATTTCAAACATACCAAAACCACCTGCTCCAGAATAGCCTTTTTTATTAGAAACGATCACCGAGTCTTTATCGTTTTTTATTTTTTCCTGAAACTTTTCAAGTTCTAATTCTAGATTGCCTGTCATATTCGAGGCTGCCACTCGAAAGCCCTCGGCGCTGTCATGACGCAATTCTTCGCTTAAATTTACGGGAGTTGAGCGGCCTTTGACTGAGCTGGATCCGGGCGCGCGAAACAACATACTTCTGCTGCTGATGTCATAAACCACGGTATCAAGCATGGTACTGGTATCATTTTTTTCACCAGAAACCAGGTAAGCGCCGACTATGGTCCAATAGGATAAGGATAAGAAATCTTCGTCGGTGAACTGAACTTGGTCATAAGATACTAACGCGATCAGCTCAACGCCATACATATTCGCTATCTGATCGAGATTGTCGAAACCGCCTTGTGGTCTTAGGTAAGCTGAGGGAATAACGGCGATATCTTCAACAAACTCTAAATTTCTAAAATCTTGCGCGATGGTCTCCAATAATTCTGCTTTTAAGGTCTCGGGGAAGTCATGTCCATAACTGTTGCCTGACCAAACATTGTGAGCTCTTGAATGGTTGTGTTGATCTGGCACAAAAGCAATACCAACCTTTAAAGGCAGTTTAAGGTGAGGAATACTAGGGGAAACTTTGGTTTGCTCTCCAGAATAGAGGTAATCGACAACGCTACTTGAGCCTCTGACCTTTTGTCCTGCGCAGGATTGTAAAAACAAACCGATTACCATGATTAAAGTGAGTCTAAGCAAGTTACTGCCGATCATTTTAGGGCTCCTTATTATGTTTAAATCAGCCGTATCGCTAACAGCAACATACAATTATCGGACTGATTAGCACTTTTAATAGTAGTGCGGTTAATCATAAAGAGTGATCGAGTTGGGCGCAAATCCTTGTTAGATATCGCTATCGGATAAATGCTGGTTTTTAATTCGGACATAGTTGGCGGCGGAATATTCGAAGAAACCGATTTCCTCTTCAGTCAACTTACGAATTTTTCTTGCTGGCGAACCAACCCACAAATAGCCGCCTTCCAGCTCGCGCCCCGGCGGTACTAAACTGTTGGCGCCAATAATAACGTGTTCGCGAATAATGGCGCCGTCCATAACCACTGCCCCCATCCCGATAAGGCAATTATTTTCGATGTGGCAGCCGTGCAAGATGGCTTTATGACCAACAGTTACGTTGTCGCCAACCACCAGATCAAAGCCGCCCGGATCGTAAGGGCCATCATGAGTTACGTGGCAGACGGTTCCGTCTTGAATACTGGTGCGGTTGCCAATTCGGATCGAATGTACGTCGCCGCGCAAAACCGCCATTGGCCATATGGAGCTATCCTTTCCTATTTCCACATCGCCTAGCACCAGAGCCATTGGATCGACGAAAGTTTTGTCACCAATTTTTGGTGTGTATTGTTTAAATCTACGAATTGCCATTTGAAATGCTCGCTTTGTTCATTAATAGTATTTTAACTGGAAAAAAGAGTATCGCAAAATCTTATCGCTAACTTTGGACAACGGCTGCTCGCTAGTTTATTCTATGAAGCGATGTATGGGATAAAGTACATAAAAAATTAGGATAACGCTTAAGCTGAATGACTGAAAAACCACCGATACAAGAAGCAATTTTGCAAAGTATTTGCCAGCAAGATTATGTAGCGATTTTGCTGTGTAATGAGTCGCAAGTGGTCAAAGTTGTTAACAATAATCCTGAGATTAATGCCTCTAATTTGTTGGGTGTTGAGTATCCTTTGTGGCTGCCCAAAGAATTGATCGACGGCACTGCCAATCGTACCCTAGTTAAATTACCCGATGTGGTAACCAAAAACGAATACATTGCTTCTATTATCGATTTGCCCCAAGGCAAGTCCTTCCTTAAAAAAGCAATCACCTTACAATCTGTCCCCTCAAATTTGTTCGAAGGTTTAGAAGATGAGAAGTTTATGGATTCTTATCACAAAGCCTTGCTGAGTGAATTACCCATTTGTATTTTTAGTTTGGACTATAAGAGCCAATTGTTTACTCAAGGACTAGAGGAATTTGCAGAAATGTTGGGCTATAGTCCAAAAGAAATTCGCAAAATGCCGGAAGGGGTTTATTCACCCGTTTACCCCGCCGATCGTGAGATCATAGATGAGCAAGAAAAAGCATTGAGTGAAACGGATGATTCGAGCTTGGTCGCAACCAAATTTAGGCTAATTCATAAAGATGGTGCCATTCGCTGGTATCAGGTTAACAGCATCATCTCGCAGCGGGATGATAATGGTAAGCCAATTACCGAGATTGGAGCGATCATGCCAATTTCGCAGCCAGTATCTGAAACTGACGCTCTAAGAGATCAAGAGCGCTATTATAAAAGGCTGGTGGAAAATAGTTATGACTGCATTTTAGTCTTTGATAAGGATTTTTATGTGACCTATATGTCGCCTTCGGTAACTAAAGTTACGGGCTATACCGAAGAAGACTTAATCGGCAAACGTTTCGCGCCTTATATTTATGAAGATGATCGGGAAGAGTCAAGCTCTCACATTCAATACGTGGCTTCGAACCCAGGAATGTTATCGGTCGTTGAACGCCGGATTAACCATAAGAAAGGACATATGCTGTGGGTTGAAAGTCGTTTGGCTAACCATCTCAATGATCCAGCAATTCAAGGCGTGACCATTAATTTTCATGATATTTCCGAGCGCAAAAAAGCTGAGCGTAAAATTCATAGCTTGGCTAATTATGATCCCCTGACCAAATTACCAAACCGTTACCTGCTGCGAAAACGCTTGTTGAAAGGCATCGCTGAGTCGGTA
This region includes:
- a CDS encoding IS1595 family transposase, with amino-acid sequence MPQSYRLSSERRNFSLDDIDEMTEEKAMLFIAKSRWGSESEQVCPECGSFSKHYYKKTRKQWRCKHCNHTFSVTSSSVFAHKKIKYKKLLRLLFMFCNSAKGVSATELSGILGLSQKSSWLLCHKIREGLLRSRDESPLSGLIHIDGAYFGGKRRHGRKRRYRIAHKAYEARIATKGKVKLPLSPIQKRNLYKRKKNRRVVMSLREISSKSGQGATKTRIAVTRAEDEANVIKLCERFVAKGSTIWSDEHKAYNKLQSNYKHESVEHSEEFMSESGVHNNQAESYNSRLRRAEYGTFHGMRPQYMLDYAQEMAWREDTRRDTLLDQLSSLIRCVFSVGESVWWRGYHQGVRRNDELLAF
- the rhlP gene encoding rhombotarget lipoprotein (RhlP (RHombo-target LipoProtein) is a family of predicted lipoproteins that, in general, co-occurs with a form of rhombosortase, and that has an apparent cleavage site for that enzyme, a GlyGly motif, near the C-terminus.), producing the protein MIGSNLLRLTLIMVIGLFLQSCAGQKVRGSSSVVDYLYSGEQTKVSPSIPHLKLPLKVGIAFVPDQHNHSRAHNVWSGNSYGHDFPETLKAELLETIAQDFRNLEFVEDIAVIPSAYLRPQGGFDNLDQIANMYGVELIALVSYDQVQFTDEDFLSLSYWTIVGAYLVSGEKNDTSTMLDTVVYDISSRSMLFRAPGSSSVKGRSTPVNLSEELRHDSAEGFRVAASNMTGNLELELEKFQEKIKNDKDSVIVSNKKGYSGAGGFGMFEILVLWLLLSLTLPFRQKSIK
- a CDS encoding gamma carbonic anhydrase family protein, whose product is MAIRRFKQYTPKIGDKTFVDPMALVLGDVEIGKDSSIWPMAVLRGDVHSIRIGNRTSIQDGTVCHVTHDGPYDPGGFDLVVGDNVTVGHKAILHGCHIENNCLIGMGAVVMDGAIIREHVIIGANSLVPPGRELEGGYLWVGSPARKIRKLTEEEIGFFEYSAANYVRIKNQHLSDSDI